The Punica granatum isolate Tunisia-2019 chromosome 4, ASM765513v2, whole genome shotgun sequence sequence TGATTACAAATTTAAGTCCTCGAACCTTGCAGGAGATGGAACAGAACACGTAGTTTTCTTGGAGGTTCCGGTCACAGGTTGCACACAAGTTTCCTGAACCCCGGAAGAGTCGAGATATAGGTCTCTGCTTTAGGAACACCACCTTGGCACTGTTCGTTGTGTAGGGCTGAACAAAATACGTTACAACATCCATCAATCATCAACCAATACTAcaaaaaagaacaaatcagtAAATTATGTTCGATATTCAATCTGGCGAAGGGTGCCTCACTTGGACGAGGGAACAGTCGAGCAACTTCTGGGCATCGGCCAACCTTACGACATCGTGGTACACATACCTTCTCACCTGTGCAGCTAAACATGACATGGGATAAGGTTCTAGTACGGTCGTGTTGAATTATAAATTCAACTAATTAAGACGGAAATGATCCGGAGGAATAAGTGGACCTGCAAGAGAGGATGTGAGGCATGAAGGGGAACGCAGTGAGAACAGATGCTAGCGCAGCACTCCAAGCAGTAGACGTTCTTTTCGTTCTTCCTGGAAGAACCATGAACCTTGCATggcccaaagaacttttctcCGACAAGGTTCCAAAGCCACCGCGGAACCAAGCTCTTATCGACCTGTTGGTATAGAGTTAATCGAATGTGCCAAAATCGAATCGAAGAATCGGAAAGGTAGTTGAGTTACCACCATCGTTTTGAATACGCCCCTGCAGGCAGATGCTAATAGTTGGAAGAGGGGGAGATAGATGAATGAGTGAAGGAAAGTTGCGTTGGCTGGGAGTGGGACAAATCTTTGTCCCCCTCGGGTCAAAGGGAAGGTGAGCCAGAGGGCACCGGTGAATATGGTGGAAGAGTTTGAGGACTTAAAAGAGAACTATCCAATATAAGAGAAATGTAGGGAAACTCCTATGTAAGCACTTCTTTCTATCCTCATAGGCAAATTCTATAATGAAACGTCAAATTATATTCCATGGTGAAAAGCTAATTTTTTCTACtccttttaatattaaagacaacattttgatttgtaaataTTTCAATGACGTCACAAATTTTTCAGGCCACATGtaaagtataataaaattggaaGGTCGCTTATACATTGATGGAGTGCCACGAGGACAAAAGAAAGTCGGCTAATAGAAGAAGGCGCCAGCTTCTCGATCCCGATGGCGGTGTTTCCGAATGCGCCGATGAAGGCAGTGGAAGTAGGGGTTTGCTCTGAGAGGGAAGGTgggggaagagagaggggGACGCGTCTATTTTCTCTTGTACTTGCAAATCTTATGCAAACTTGTGTTGGACcgtttcattctttttttttataggacTTGTGTTGGATTTAAATAAGTACAATCATAATGCAGCtgtaaaaattttatgtttggttttagagtcgagttgaattgagtttttgtcttaattgatttgtaatgattatgttgttgaattatgataaaaaaaatgtacaaaaagtaatgaataattgagataaagtaatgattgtgttattgaattgtgaaaaaaagtaatgaataattgagagaaagtaataattgtgttgttgaattgtgaaaaaagtaatgaataattgagagaatttagtattaaaaattaaattgaatagttaaaaaattgaagaaaaaaagaaaagtaataattgtattgttgaattgaatataaatagagtacagttaaatttttttttttataatcaaataGCCCTGAAGTACTAATTTTGATGAAACATTGCCTACACCACAGACacaactaaaaaaattatatatggagTAAGGGGTCTTTGTGTGGTGATACAAGGCATCGATTCGAAAGGTAAAAGTTATGGATTCAATACTAAGCGACGGGATTATGTGTtcctttattttgttttatttcctATTTTTATATCTGACTCATTAAGcttttttataacaaaaaatatatattttcagagAAAAAATCTTACAGTTATccttttatattaaataggatttctttttaaattataacgGTTATAAAAgtaacataattttttttagatcaattaaaaaatatcatatgCATTACTAACACATTTACGAGAATTACATCTCATCGCCTCCCAAAAGATTCAAACTCGAGATTTTTAAGTAGACGGACAAACTTCTTTACAATCCGAGTCAATTCTAACTCAAGGGTCAAGATTGTTCACTATTTTGATGGACACTAACGAGCAAGTAATAAGcttttttataacaaaaaatatatattttcagagAAAAAAATCTTACAGTTATccttttatattaaataggatttctttttaaattatggtaaattacactggtagtgcaaaaagttttaataatgtatcaagttggtttaaatttttttttttttgctacttgatggtacaaaatgttttaaaattgtaacatgatagtacaaactgttatctcgccattgacgctgtcatctcgccattgatatgggtggacctttaagttaattaaagaaacattttgtaccattatgttacatctgtaaaacattttggaccattaaGTGACAACTTCAAAGAGTTTGAACCATCATATAACGTTTTACCGACTCCTAAAAACATATCAAAACCACATgtcggccacgtcagcttaGCTTGATGGCGTCAATggtgagataacggtttgtactatcatgttacaactttgaaacattttgtaccatcaagtagcaaaaaaaactttttaaaccaacctgatacattattaaaactttttgaaccaccgATGTAATTTACCTTTTAAATTATAACGGTTATAAAAgtaacataattttttttagatcaattaaaaaatatcatatgCATTACTAACACATTTATGAGAATTACATCTCATCGCCTTGCAAAAGATTCAAACTCGAGATTTTTAAGTAAACGGATAAACTTCTTTACAATCCGAGTCAATTCTAACTTAAGGGTCGAGATTGTTCACTATTTTGATGGACACTAACGAGCAAGTAATAATCCATTTATTGTCAAGTACATTAGATTTTCATGTAATTAATGTAAAGTCCCCCTTAATTGGGCTTTAGCTAGCTTCGCTAGGAGTAGGGACAAGTAGTGGCTCCCCTA is a genomic window containing:
- the LOC116205805 gene encoding uncharacterized protein LOC116205805, with the translated sequence MVDKSLVPRWLWNLVGEKFFGPCKVHGSSRKNEKNVYCLECCASICSHCVPLHASHPLLQVRRYVYHDVVRLADAQKLLDCSLVQPYTTNSAKVVFLKQRPISRLFRGSGNLCATCDRNLQENYVFCSISCKFQVQHRMARKIRPERQLLPSYDSVRRSRNERGDSGTNGRAETSPLPVSRLNSLWSTTLTVTAEFARKKRSSLDPVLHRPQQCLPIRDIAVFMSRRKGVPHRSPLY